The Bdellovibrio sp. ZAP7 DNA segment ATGGAACAGATCGAACAGTACCGCAGAACTTCAATTGTCGGTGATCACATAGGGGCGCGCATAGAAGAAGTCCTTCGCAATTGGCGCTCCATGTTGGCACGATATGTAGGATTACCTTTGATGACTGTCCTTATCGCGACCGGTATAAGATACCTGCGTGGCAAGCCTATGAATAATGGTGATGATCTTATGATCGTAACCATGGTCTTTGGAATGATCAGCATGGTCATAGGCGCCAACTTGTACTGGCTGACAGAGAACCGAATCTCGACAAATATCCGCAAAAGACTTATCAATGATCCGAACAACGCTGCCCGCGACTTGGCCTACGAAAGTAAAGTGATCAAGCTGGCACAAAAAGCCCACGTGGTACTTTTCTTTTGTGCTGTTGCTGCGCTTTTTATCTGGATTAAAAAGTAAATGGACGTGATACACCCTCCTTGGCGCGTCGCGCATCATTGACGACGCCCACACCCAAGGTTAAATTTAAAGTCCCTTAGCAAAGCTCCTCCTGGGAGCTTTTTCTTTTCGGTGCGCGCGGGTGGTGGAATTGGTAGACACGTACGTTTGAGGGGCGTATGCGCAAGCGTGAGGGTTCAAGTCCCTCTCCGCGCACCATTCTATCGGTGGCAAATTTCCACAAGTGTTACGTCTAATTCTGTGAGTTTTCCCTCTCTCGTAGTTACAAGTTCGCAATCCGATGAAATAAAATGGAAAGCTGTAGGAAGACACAGTACAGATTTACTGTATCGCCATTTTGGCTATTGGGGGATCTGTGAAAACACTTAAACATTATTTGTACGCACTAGCGATAGCAGCGACTTTAATGAGTTCCGTTCCCGCATCAGCTGACACCATTGAATTGCGTTCCGATACCTGGTGTCCCTATGTTTGCGACAACAAAGCCGCTCCCGGATACATGATCGAAGCCTTCATCCGCATTTTTGAAAAACACGGCCACAAAGTAAATTTTGAAATCGTCAATTGGGCTCGCGCCGTCAATGAGACCCGTCAAAACAAAGCCCATGTTATTGTGGGTGCGATGGTGAATGACTCGCCCGATTTTGTCTTTCCGGAAAAATCCTTTGGTACGGGTGATGACTATTTCTATGTTCCACGCGACTCAACTTGGACCTATACCGGCGAGCCTTCTTTGAAAGGCAAAAAAGTCGGTGTGATCAATGGCTATGCCTATGGCGGTTTGGTTGATGATATTATCCGTAAGCGCAAAGACGTCTTCATTTCTATGTCGGGTGATCACCCGCTTGAACAACTTTTCCGCATGGTTAAAAACAAACGCTTAGATGCTTTTATCGAAAACGATGCCGTCTTTAAATATACTCTTAGAGAACTAAAGTTAAATCCGAACGACTATAAACGAGTCAGCGAAAACGTCGCAGATGATCCAAGATTATGGGCCGCGTTTTCTCCGAAGAATAAAAAATCGGTTGCCTACGGTAAGATTTTTTCAAAAGGCATTGTGGAACTTCGCCAAAGCGGCGAACTGCAAAAGATCCTGGCTAAATACGGGCTCACCGATTGGGAACCCCTGCCAAAACAATCACGTTAACTTATAATAGATCGCGATCCAAGGGGCTACTGGATTCACAGCTGAACTTCATGCTCTGCTCGGTGTCGCGCTTCAACGTAATCGTGGTGCGACGAACGGAATTAAAGACAGACACGATATCGGAACCGTCCAACACGCTTGTAAAACCCGTTTTCTCGTCAGTCACTTCCATACTGAGTGGGCTTCCATCAATCAACGAAGTGGAAAGCTTTAACAGATATCCATCCACCGTCATTTGCGTCACCTCTCCCGGAACAATAGAAACCCACGGGAACGAATTCTGATTATTTAATATCACCGAGCACGCTAAACGAACGTTGAACAATGCTGGACCGTTCTCAAAACCAAAAATCCCTGGGCGAGACCGAGGTTTCGCTTTAATCACCTCGTCAATACCACCACGCAAAAGATCGTCATTCATTCCCGAATACAGCAAGCCCATGATTTGACGAGTGCGGTAAGAACTCTCATCACCCAGCTCTTGCCTTAGGGCATAGTAGATTTCTTCGTGCAGCAGGATTGCTGCCTTCTGATAATTCGAGAACTGAGGCAATCCCCAAACACGACTTGAATAAATTACTTCACCATCAAGATTGGCGTCTGCCAGTTGAACATAAGACACCACTCCCGCAGGACAGCTGGAGACTGGTGGTTTATAACGAAGCTCCGCATCCGGTAGATAATTTAAAGCATCAGGAACGGGGCGTAGTCTGCTGCGGATGTTTAAAGGGTGCTTTTCCAAAAGAGCATCCAGCTTTGGCAGTACACGCTTAATGTAAGCGCGTTGCTCTTCTAACAGGCCCCACTCGCTTCCCTCTTTTTCAACAAGCTTTCCTGGTAGTACGAATTCAACCTTGGTTAAATCCGCGGCTTTAACCCAAAGGACCTCGCCGCCATCGATTTTGCGGCAAACCCAGCCGCCCCCCCCACTGTTCACGCGTGGAGCTGCGAATACTAAAGAAGCACTTAGCAAAACGATCAACACAGAGAAATATCTCATATAAGATCCTTTTCAGATTTTTTGGAAAGCATATAAAATTGCAAATTCACTTGGAAAACTTCTTCGCCCTGACTTTTTTCAAGATCACGGATGAAAGCATCCATAAACAGGCGCAGACGCTTTTTCGCTTTCGGAATATCCGCCTTGTTCATAGGAATAGAGGCATTTTGAAATTCAAGCTGTTCTGGTGGCAAAGACGTCAAAGCCAATCCTGCCAGATGCAAATGCTGACGGTGATTTTCACGCACAGCTTGCGAGGCGACATCATGGGGAGTTTCGATATCCCCGTCATTCATTGCAACA contains these protein-coding regions:
- a CDS encoding ABC transporter substrate-binding protein, whose product is MKTLKHYLYALAIAATLMSSVPASADTIELRSDTWCPYVCDNKAAPGYMIEAFIRIFEKHGHKVNFEIVNWARAVNETRQNKAHVIVGAMVNDSPDFVFPEKSFGTGDDYFYVPRDSTWTYTGEPSLKGKKVGVINGYAYGGLVDDIIRKRKDVFISMSGDHPLEQLFRMVKNKRLDAFIENDAVFKYTLRELKLNPNDYKRVSENVADDPRLWAAFSPKNKKSVAYGKIFSKGIVELRQSGELQKILAKYGLTDWEPLPKQSR